One Georgenia wutianyii DNA segment encodes these proteins:
- a CDS encoding glucose-1-phosphate adenylyltransferase family protein → MAQPRTLLIVLAGGAGSRLETLTEHRAKPALRFGGSHRLIDFPLSNAANSGIDDVWVVEQFEPESVTEHLAGGRPWDLDRSRGGLMVLGPHRGDDREGWHAGTADALWRKAGRIRDHDPDVVLVASADAVYRMDYADVIAHHLDSDADVTMVTTRHDGDVTRYGVVVAEGGRIVRYELKPDDPPSDLVTTEVFAFTPAALLGALEAVVKEKGEDALGDLGEEVLPALVERGAAVELRHTGYWQDVGTVDAYWRAHMEFLEQPPFDLDDQRWPIRTRALRHLGARVHAKGEVADSLLASGVVVEGTVRRSVLGPGVQVAPGAEVLDSVLLDDVRIGPGARVVRTVVDEAARVRGRAEIGGDGSGDEVTLVAARSVVHPRKRIAAGGRYPE, encoded by the coding sequence ATGGCTCAACCACGCACGCTCCTCATCGTCCTCGCCGGTGGCGCGGGCTCCCGTCTGGAGACGCTCACCGAGCACCGCGCCAAGCCCGCACTGCGCTTCGGCGGAAGCCACCGGCTCATCGACTTCCCCCTGTCGAACGCCGCGAACAGCGGCATCGACGACGTGTGGGTGGTCGAGCAGTTCGAGCCGGAGTCGGTGACCGAGCACCTCGCGGGCGGGCGTCCGTGGGACCTGGACCGCTCGCGGGGCGGGCTCATGGTGCTCGGTCCGCACCGCGGTGACGACCGCGAGGGTTGGCACGCCGGGACCGCCGACGCCCTGTGGCGCAAGGCCGGCCGGATCCGCGACCACGACCCCGACGTCGTCCTCGTCGCCTCCGCCGACGCCGTCTACCGCATGGACTACGCCGACGTCATCGCCCACCACCTCGACAGCGACGCCGACGTCACGATGGTGACGACCCGGCACGACGGGGACGTCACCCGCTACGGCGTCGTCGTCGCCGAGGGCGGGCGCATCGTGCGCTACGAGCTCAAGCCGGACGACCCGCCCTCCGACCTCGTGACCACGGAGGTCTTCGCCTTCACGCCCGCCGCGCTCCTCGGGGCGCTGGAGGCCGTGGTGAAGGAGAAGGGGGAGGACGCGCTCGGAGACCTCGGGGAGGAGGTGCTGCCCGCCCTCGTCGAGCGCGGGGCCGCCGTGGAGCTCCGGCACACCGGCTACTGGCAGGACGTCGGCACCGTCGACGCCTACTGGCGCGCGCACATGGAGTTCCTCGAGCAGCCGCCCTTCGACCTCGACGACCAGCGCTGGCCGATCCGCACCCGGGCGCTGCGCCACCTCGGTGCGCGCGTCCACGCCAAGGGCGAGGTGGCCGACTCGCTGCTCGCCTCCGGCGTCGTCGTCGAGGGGACGGTGCGGCGCAGCGTGCTCGGCCCGGGCGTGCAGGTCGCGCCCGGCGCGGAGGTCCTCGACTCGGTGCTCCTGGACGACGTGCGCATCGGGCCGGGAGCGCGCGTCGTGCGCACCGTCGTGGACGAGGCCGCCCGCGTGCGCGGCCGGGCGGAGATCGGCGGCGACGGGTCGGGGGACGAGGTCACGCTCGTCGCCGCGCGCAGCGTCGTCCACCCGCGAAAGCGCATCGCCGCGGGTGGCCGTTACCCCGAGTGA
- a CDS encoding potassium channel family protein: protein MPQRNNAPRASAVLVIGLGRFGGALAATLEDLGREVLAVEKDEHLVSQWSGRVPIIEADASNPDALEQLGAQEFPVAVVGVGTSLEASVLITANLVDLEVPQIWAKATSAEHGRILRRIGAHHVVYPEHDAGQRVAHMVTGRMLDYIEMEDGFTIVKMRPPKETYGFTIGESRIRQRYGVTVLGVKSPGEAFEYASEETRINPGDTIIVSGDSGLLEAFAARP, encoded by the coding sequence ATGCCGCAACGGAACAACGCCCCGCGCGCGAGCGCCGTGCTCGTGATCGGCCTCGGCCGGTTCGGCGGGGCGCTCGCGGCGACGCTCGAGGACCTCGGGCGCGAGGTCCTCGCCGTGGAGAAGGACGAGCACCTCGTGTCCCAGTGGTCCGGGCGGGTGCCGATCATCGAGGCGGACGCGTCCAACCCCGACGCGCTCGAGCAGCTCGGGGCGCAGGAGTTCCCGGTGGCCGTCGTCGGCGTGGGCACCTCGCTGGAGGCGAGCGTGCTCATCACGGCGAACCTCGTCGACCTCGAGGTGCCACAGATCTGGGCCAAGGCGACGTCCGCCGAGCACGGGCGCATCCTGCGGCGCATCGGGGCCCACCACGTCGTCTACCCCGAGCACGACGCCGGGCAGCGGGTGGCCCACATGGTCACCGGGCGGATGCTCGACTACATCGAGATGGAGGACGGCTTCACCATCGTCAAGATGCGCCCGCCGAAGGAGACCTACGGGTTCACCATCGGTGAGTCGCGGATCCGCCAGCGCTACGGCGTCACGGTGCTCGGGGTGAAGTCGCCCGGCGAGGCGTTCGAGTACGCCTCGGAGGAGACGCGGATCAACCCGGGCGACACGATCATCGTCTCGGGTGACTCCGGCCTGCTCGAGGCGTTCGCCGCCCGCCCCTGA
- a CDS encoding HAD family hydrolase yields MDANPDEPGTVAAFFDIDNTIIRGASAYHLAGELYRRDFFGLRDIAFFARHSVLYLLFGEDLRRIAATRARALRIVRGRTVAEVVSIGEEVYDQVLANRIFPGARALIDEHLAAGHEVWFVSATPVEVADLIAGRLGATGALGTIAEHEDGVYTGELRGNMLHGEGKKATVLRLAEERGIDLARSHAYGDSVNDIPLLTVVGSACAINPEPRMRLYAAEVGWPVRDFRRRRRDVKRGVRTGVRSAGWAGAVWAASAVVRGLRRRLTGR; encoded by the coding sequence GTGGATGCCAACCCCGACGAGCCCGGCACCGTGGCCGCGTTCTTCGACATCGACAACACGATCATCCGTGGCGCCAGCGCCTACCACCTCGCCGGCGAGCTCTACCGCCGCGACTTCTTCGGGCTGCGCGACATCGCCTTCTTCGCCCGCCACTCGGTGCTCTACCTGCTCTTCGGGGAGGACCTGCGGCGCATCGCGGCCACCCGCGCGCGGGCCCTGCGCATCGTCCGCGGGCGCACCGTGGCGGAGGTCGTGTCGATCGGCGAGGAGGTCTACGACCAGGTCCTCGCCAACCGGATCTTCCCCGGCGCCCGGGCGCTCATCGACGAGCACCTCGCCGCCGGACACGAGGTGTGGTTCGTCAGCGCGACGCCCGTGGAGGTCGCCGACCTCATCGCCGGGCGGCTCGGGGCGACCGGCGCCCTGGGCACGATCGCCGAGCACGAGGACGGCGTCTACACCGGCGAGCTGCGCGGCAACATGCTCCACGGCGAGGGCAAGAAGGCCACCGTGCTGCGCCTCGCCGAGGAGCGTGGCATCGACCTCGCGCGCAGCCACGCCTACGGCGATTCGGTCAACGACATCCCGCTCCTCACCGTCGTCGGCTCGGCGTGCGCGATCAACCCCGAGCCTCGGATGCGGCTGTACGCCGCCGAGGTCGGCTGGCCGGTCCGCGACTTCCGCCGTCGTCGCCGGGACGTCAAGCGCGGCGTACGCACCGGCGTGCGCAGCGCGGGCTGGGCCGGCGCTGTGTGGGCGGCGAGCGCCGTCGTCCGCGGCCTGCGCCGTCGCCTCACCGGCCGCTGA
- a CDS encoding helix-turn-helix domain-containing protein, with protein sequence MAEQRAPRFLTVAEVAELLRVSKMTVYRMVHAGDIPAVRVGRSFRVPQHAVEEMLNSGVGDWAPESQAR encoded by the coding sequence ATGGCCGAGCAGCGGGCACCGCGGTTCCTCACGGTCGCCGAGGTCGCCGAGCTCCTCCGCGTGTCGAAGATGACCGTCTACCGCATGGTCCACGCCGGCGACATCCCCGCCGTGCGCGTCGGGCGCTCCTTCCGCGTGCCGCAGCACGCCGTCGAGGAGATGCTCAACAGCGGCGTCGGCGACTGGGCACCGGAGTCCCAGGCGCGCTGA
- a CDS encoding acetoin utilization protein AcuC, with amino-acid sequence MPKPLLPWSEDLLEYDFGAGHPMAPLRLSLTHRLIADLGLLDSFAVEPVALAEDADLLRVHEADYLAAVRAAGEGRPDPARGLGGDDNPLFGRIHEAGARIAGSTLAAATAVWEGRAPRALSLAGGMHHAMPGRASGFCIYNDAAVALAAVLAAGAERVAYVDLDAHHGDGVERTFWDDDRVLTISVHQHPGTLFPGTGYAQDIGGPAARGTAVNVALPPGTGDAAWLRVLDGVVGPLVEDFAPQLLLTQHGCDSHALDPLAGLAVSVDAQRSAALLMAELAEAHAGGRWVATGGGGYEVVSVVPRVWAHLAAVVAGHPLDLSTPVPAVWRETVAELVDVEVPETMGEGAATSFRPWTAGYDPDDEVDRAVMATRGAVFPHHGLDPQPW; translated from the coding sequence ATGCCCAAGCCCCTGCTCCCGTGGAGCGAGGACCTGCTGGAGTACGACTTCGGCGCGGGCCACCCGATGGCCCCCCTCCGGCTCTCCCTCACCCACCGGCTGATCGCGGACCTCGGGCTCCTCGACTCCTTCGCCGTCGAGCCGGTCGCGCTCGCCGAGGACGCCGACCTGCTGCGGGTCCACGAGGCCGACTACCTCGCGGCCGTCCGGGCGGCCGGTGAGGGGCGGCCCGACCCCGCGCGCGGGCTCGGCGGGGACGACAACCCCCTCTTCGGGCGGATCCACGAGGCCGGTGCGCGCATCGCCGGCTCCACCCTCGCCGCCGCGACGGCGGTGTGGGAGGGTCGTGCACCGCGAGCCCTCAGCCTCGCGGGCGGGATGCATCACGCGATGCCCGGACGCGCCTCCGGCTTCTGCATCTACAACGACGCCGCCGTGGCGCTGGCCGCGGTCCTCGCTGCGGGCGCCGAGCGCGTCGCCTACGTCGACCTCGACGCCCACCACGGCGACGGCGTCGAGCGCACCTTCTGGGACGACGACCGCGTGCTGACGATCTCCGTGCACCAGCACCCCGGCACCCTCTTCCCCGGCACCGGCTACGCCCAGGACATCGGCGGGCCCGCGGCCCGCGGTACCGCGGTCAACGTCGCGCTGCCGCCCGGCACCGGGGACGCGGCCTGGCTGCGGGTGCTCGACGGCGTCGTCGGCCCGCTCGTCGAGGACTTCGCCCCGCAGCTCCTCCTCACCCAGCACGGCTGCGACTCCCACGCGCTCGACCCGCTGGCCGGGCTCGCGGTGTCCGTCGACGCCCAGCGCAGCGCGGCCCTCCTCATGGCCGAGCTCGCCGAGGCCCACGCCGGCGGGCGGTGGGTGGCCACCGGCGGCGGCGGGTACGAGGTGGTCAGCGTCGTGCCGCGCGTGTGGGCGCACCTCGCCGCCGTCGTCGCGGGACACCCGCTCGACCTCTCGACCCCGGTGCCGGCGGTGTGGCGCGAGACCGTCGCCGAGCTCGTCGACGTCGAGGTGCCGGAGACCATGGGCGAGGGTGCCGCCACCTCCTTCCGCCCGTGGACGGCGGGTTACGACCCGGACGACGAGGTCGACCGCGCCGTCATGGCCACCCGGGGGGCCGTCTTCCCGCACCACGGCCTCGATCCGCAGCCCTGGTGA
- a CDS encoding TrkH family potassium uptake protein: MSAGTGPLRPSRPLGALRDAVDHVARQSPARLALIVFAGIIAVVTALLSLPAATVDGQRAPFVDALFTAVSAVCVTGLTTVSTATYWSVFGQAVIIIGVKIGGLGVMTLASILGLAVSRRINLTQRLLTASETRTTRLGEVGTLVRAVIVASLTIELAIFLVLVPRFLALGHSLGQALWDALFMALSIFNNAGFVILDKGLEPFVGDWWLCLPIIVGGGIGALGFPVILNVAERVRRGRRLSLHTKLTVVTYSILAVVGSLGFALFEWRNAATLGGLPVADRVLTSMLAGVNSRSSGLSTVDVGHMNDTTWFMQDALMFVGGGSASTAGGIKVTTFAVLVLAIVAEARGDRDAEAFGRRVGTTTVRLAVAVAFLGATLVGGGTLLLLTFTDYHLELVLFETISAFATVGLSTGITPDLPDVGKYVLAALMFAGRLGTMTLAGALALRQRRRVIRMPSEPPIVG, encoded by the coding sequence GTGAGCGCAGGCACCGGACCACTGCGGCCGAGTCGGCCACTGGGCGCGCTGCGCGACGCGGTCGACCACGTCGCGCGGCAGTCACCCGCGCGGCTGGCGCTCATCGTCTTCGCCGGGATCATCGCGGTCGTCACCGCGCTGCTCTCGCTGCCGGCGGCGACCGTGGACGGGCAGCGCGCCCCCTTCGTCGATGCCCTGTTCACCGCCGTCTCCGCCGTCTGCGTCACCGGGCTGACGACCGTCTCGACCGCGACCTACTGGTCCGTCTTCGGGCAGGCGGTGATCATCATCGGCGTCAAGATCGGCGGCCTCGGCGTCATGACGCTGGCCTCGATCCTCGGCCTGGCCGTCTCCCGCCGCATCAACCTCACCCAGCGCCTCCTCACCGCCTCCGAGACCCGCACGACGCGGCTGGGCGAGGTCGGCACGCTCGTGCGGGCGGTCATCGTCGCCTCGCTCACCATCGAGCTCGCGATCTTCCTCGTCCTCGTCCCGCGCTTCCTCGCCCTCGGGCACTCGCTCGGGCAGGCCCTGTGGGACGCGCTGTTCATGGCGCTGTCGATCTTCAACAACGCCGGGTTCGTCATCCTCGACAAGGGGCTCGAGCCGTTCGTCGGCGACTGGTGGCTGTGCCTGCCGATCATCGTCGGCGGCGGGATCGGCGCGCTCGGCTTCCCCGTCATCCTCAACGTCGCCGAGCGCGTGCGCCGGGGGCGGCGGCTGTCGCTGCACACCAAGCTCACCGTCGTCACCTACTCGATCCTCGCCGTCGTCGGCTCGCTCGGCTTCGCGCTCTTCGAGTGGCGCAACGCCGCCACCCTCGGCGGCCTGCCGGTGGCCGACCGGGTGCTCACCTCGATGCTCGCCGGCGTCAACTCCCGCTCCTCCGGGCTGAGCACGGTCGACGTCGGCCACATGAACGACACGACGTGGTTCATGCAGGACGCCCTCATGTTCGTCGGTGGCGGGTCGGCGTCCACCGCCGGTGGCATCAAGGTGACGACGTTCGCCGTCCTCGTCCTGGCGATCGTCGCCGAGGCGCGCGGTGACCGCGACGCCGAGGCCTTCGGCCGGCGCGTGGGGACGACGACGGTGCGCCTCGCCGTGGCCGTCGCGTTCCTCGGGGCCACGCTCGTCGGCGGCGGCACGCTCCTGCTCCTCACCTTCACCGACTACCACCTCGAGCTCGTGCTCTTCGAGACCATCTCCGCCTTCGCGACCGTCGGGCTGAGCACCGGCATCACCCCCGACCTGCCGGACGTGGGCAAGTACGTGCTCGCGGCGCTGATGTTCGCCGGGCGTCTGGGCACGATGACGCTCGCCGGTGCGCTCGCCCTGCGCCAGCGCCGCCGCGTCATCCGCATGCCGTCCGAGCCGCCGATCGTCGGCTGA
- a CDS encoding 30S ribosomal protein bS22: protein MGSVIKKRRKRMSKKKHRKLLRKTRHQRRNKK, encoded by the coding sequence ATGGGCTCTGTCATCAAGAAGCGCCGCAAGCGTATGTCGAAGAAGAAGCACCGCAAGCTGCTTCGCAAGACCCGTCACCAGCGCCGCAACAAGAAGTGA
- a CDS encoding immunoglobulin-like domain-containing protein: protein MSPRPHTRTRLRTVGAVAALTMVLGAAAAVPASSEPDAEPSDERLVAHYRLDETSGTAVADSSGNDRHAEVVNNGAGTATWRAGRGINLPGGSNTPGTLPAVKLPDSLLTGLDDVTIAFDVRAAGTAPGAPMYTFGLASENGGNLTASPGNDNAIFARHEVSIAAPGGTAQTAGAPLGLPRNEWTHVAVTIEGGTAEAPGTMHVYENGVLVGSNEAVTVRPGDITAPSAFIGRSNATTGRPAQFAGAIKDFRIYSAALPAADVAELSADLAAGNLTEMIDSVSLPDTSALEENVTLPSFPGLTWSTSDPSVVTESGRVTRPEPGAGDATATLTATVAHRGLTTSREFAVTVLERVAFSDEELSEGLVHHFRLDETAGTVLANTGSAGSAANAELVNGDKVSLTGEGVRFNPDSYENSLTGGYVRLPNNLTAGMTSLTVDYEVWVDPANVGNHQMWSLGSKTGTCEADAGLQGSIYASNTAPRPGERFRVAVGNQNLMQDRGRLLEGAWKHVTYTQTPNADGTTWTGIVYVDGVRYAQATNLTTPPSVHASGTNCNFLARSQVAEDYSFRGTIRDFRVYDRAVSLDEALALADETVSTGVRADAEAIDLGLTEAIVRDIVLPEFGSVAGSTITWTSSDPSVVDIYTPPASAPNVAVTGRVTRPAVGQPDATVTLTATVRKGAYDVTVREIPVVVKAEFVDADAVDRDAYDLEVDNTDDVRGNLTLPAEGEFGSTITWTSTSDLITPTGEVTRPAYGHADVSGTLTATITKGGSSETKTFPFTVRSLPRTEEMERYFLGYFKGENLADGEQIMFATSNGNTALDWTGLTGGRPSLISQLGDQGLRDPHIVRSPDGDTFYMIATDLNWYDQGGYAINDTQYIEVFESNDLVSWTPQRHVEVAPEDAGNAFAPESLWVEEIGAYAVFWAQSLWNDPVNRTGQGNAQMWYNTTRDFRTFSEPQVWQDPYPQSRIDTTALKVGDYYYRVTKNEAGNAGSDLFSEKHTDFLDSDIDNWELLAPALGRTTWDAGQGYEGPVLFQANPGDTACPGQFYLWGDRYTNGGGYQAACSEDIEAPTWDPQPITMTNAGVPRPRHGTVIPITLREWNDIRGIPNSDVATTTELSVEGRVATATVEAADGFETGGQVRFSAGEWSQTVHLTDGVAEVTLPEAATGPEVTAEFLGHDILLASSDTAPLGSPLDGVTATADTRCVAGRTVVTVRVSNGSEVAVDLTATSSWGSRSATGVAEGRNFTHAFTTRATSVPAGTVTVDVSAVVDGEQTTTQVEAPYAAGSCG from the coding sequence ATGTCACCCAGACCACACACACGCACGCGCCTCAGGACAGTCGGGGCGGTCGCGGCCCTGACGATGGTCCTCGGGGCGGCCGCCGCCGTCCCGGCATCCTCGGAGCCCGACGCCGAGCCGAGCGACGAGCGCCTCGTCGCCCACTACCGGCTCGACGAGACGAGCGGCACCGCCGTCGCCGACTCGTCGGGCAACGACCGGCACGCCGAGGTCGTCAACAACGGCGCCGGCACCGCCACCTGGCGCGCCGGCCGCGGCATCAACCTCCCCGGCGGCTCCAACACCCCCGGCACCCTGCCCGCCGTCAAGCTGCCGGACTCGCTGCTCACCGGGCTCGACGACGTGACGATCGCCTTCGACGTGCGCGCCGCCGGCACCGCACCCGGCGCCCCGATGTACACCTTCGGGCTCGCCTCGGAGAACGGCGGCAACCTCACCGCCTCACCCGGCAACGACAACGCGATCTTCGCCCGTCACGAGGTGAGCATCGCCGCTCCCGGCGGCACCGCGCAGACCGCCGGCGCCCCGCTGGGACTGCCGCGCAACGAGTGGACCCACGTCGCCGTGACGATCGAGGGCGGGACCGCCGAGGCGCCCGGCACGATGCACGTCTACGAGAACGGCGTGCTCGTGGGCAGCAACGAGGCGGTGACCGTGCGCCCCGGCGACATCACCGCACCGTCGGCCTTCATCGGCCGCTCCAACGCGACGACCGGCCGCCCGGCGCAGTTCGCCGGCGCCATCAAGGACTTCCGCATCTACTCCGCGGCGCTGCCCGCCGCCGACGTCGCCGAGCTCTCGGCCGACCTCGCCGCCGGGAACCTCACCGAGATGATCGACTCGGTCAGCCTGCCGGACACCAGCGCGCTCGAGGAGAACGTCACACTGCCCAGCTTCCCGGGGCTGACCTGGAGCACGAGCGACCCGTCGGTCGTCACCGAGTCGGGCCGGGTCACCCGCCCCGAGCCGGGCGCCGGGGACGCGACGGCGACCCTCACCGCGACGGTGGCCCACCGCGGGCTCACCACCTCGCGCGAGTTCGCCGTCACCGTCCTCGAGCGGGTCGCGTTCAGCGACGAGGAGCTCAGCGAGGGCCTCGTCCACCACTTCCGCCTCGACGAGACCGCGGGCACCGTGCTCGCCAACACCGGCAGCGCCGGCAGCGCGGCGAACGCCGAGCTCGTCAACGGTGACAAGGTGAGCCTCACGGGCGAGGGTGTGCGGTTCAACCCCGACTCCTACGAGAACTCCCTCACCGGCGGCTACGTCCGCCTCCCGAACAACCTCACGGCGGGGATGACCAGCCTCACCGTGGACTACGAGGTCTGGGTCGACCCGGCGAACGTCGGCAACCACCAGATGTGGAGCCTCGGCTCCAAGACCGGCACCTGCGAGGCCGACGCCGGGCTCCAGGGCTCGATCTACGCCTCGAACACCGCGCCGCGACCCGGTGAGCGCTTCCGGGTGGCCGTGGGCAACCAGAACCTCATGCAGGACCGTGGCCGGCTGCTCGAGGGCGCGTGGAAGCACGTGACCTACACCCAGACGCCCAACGCGGACGGCACGACGTGGACGGGCATCGTCTACGTCGACGGCGTGCGCTACGCGCAGGCCACCAACCTCACCACCCCGCCGTCAGTGCACGCCTCGGGGACCAACTGCAACTTCCTCGCCCGCTCGCAGGTGGCCGAGGACTACTCCTTCCGCGGCACCATCCGGGACTTCCGTGTCTACGACCGCGCGGTGAGCCTGGACGAGGCCCTCGCGCTCGCCGACGAGACGGTCTCCACGGGCGTGCGGGCGGACGCCGAGGCGATCGACCTCGGCCTCACCGAGGCCATCGTCCGCGACATCGTCCTGCCCGAGTTCGGCTCGGTCGCCGGCTCCACGATCACGTGGACCTCCTCCGACCCGTCCGTCGTCGACATCTACACCCCGCCGGCGAGCGCCCCGAACGTCGCGGTCACCGGACGCGTCACCCGGCCCGCCGTCGGTCAGCCCGACGCGACCGTGACGCTGACGGCCACCGTCCGCAAGGGCGCCTACGACGTCACCGTCCGGGAGATCCCGGTGGTCGTCAAGGCCGAGTTCGTCGACGCCGACGCCGTCGACCGCGACGCCTACGACCTCGAGGTCGACAACACCGACGACGTCCGCGGCAACCTCACGCTCCCGGCCGAGGGTGAGTTCGGGTCGACGATCACGTGGACCTCGACGTCCGACCTCATCACGCCGACCGGCGAGGTGACCCGGCCCGCCTACGGCCACGCCGACGTCTCGGGCACGCTCACGGCCACGATCACGAAGGGCGGGTCCTCGGAGACGAAGACCTTCCCCTTCACCGTCCGGTCGCTGCCGCGCACCGAGGAGATGGAGCGCTACTTCCTCGGGTACTTCAAGGGGGAGAACCTCGCCGACGGCGAGCAGATCATGTTCGCGACGTCGAACGGCAACACCGCCCTCGACTGGACCGGTCTCACCGGTGGTCGCCCGTCCCTCATCTCCCAGCTGGGTGACCAGGGCCTGCGCGACCCGCACATCGTCCGCTCCCCCGACGGGGACACGTTCTACATGATCGCCACCGACCTCAACTGGTACGACCAGGGCGGCTACGCGATCAACGACACCCAGTACATCGAGGTCTTCGAGTCCAACGACCTCGTCAGCTGGACGCCCCAGCGCCACGTCGAGGTGGCCCCGGAGGACGCGGGCAACGCCTTCGCACCGGAGTCGCTGTGGGTCGAGGAGATCGGCGCCTACGCCGTGTTCTGGGCGCAGTCGCTGTGGAACGACCCGGTCAACCGCACCGGTCAGGGAAACGCGCAGATGTGGTACAACACGACGCGCGACTTCCGGACCTTCTCCGAGCCCCAGGTGTGGCAGGACCCCTACCCGCAGTCGCGGATCGACACGACCGCGCTCAAGGTCGGTGACTACTACTACCGGGTGACGAAGAACGAGGCCGGCAACGCCGGCTCGGACCTCTTCTCCGAGAAGCACACCGACTTCCTCGACAGCGACATCGACAACTGGGAGCTGCTCGCCCCGGCGCTCGGGCGCACGACGTGGGACGCGGGCCAGGGCTACGAGGGCCCGGTGCTCTTCCAGGCGAACCCCGGTGACACCGCGTGCCCCGGCCAGTTCTACCTGTGGGGCGACCGGTACACCAACGGCGGCGGCTACCAGGCGGCGTGCAGCGAGGACATCGAGGCGCCCACCTGGGACCCCCAGCCGATCACGATGACCAACGCCGGCGTGCCGCGCCCGCGGCACGGCACGGTCATCCCGATCACGCTGCGCGAGTGGAACGACATCCGCGGCATCCCGAACAGCGACGTGGCCACCACCACCGAGCTGAGCGTCGAGGGCCGCGTCGCCACCGCGACGGTCGAGGCCGCCGACGGGTTCGAGACCGGCGGCCAGGTCCGCTTCTCCGCGGGTGAGTGGTCACAGACGGTCCACCTCACCGACGGGGTCGCCGAGGTGACGCTGCCCGAGGCCGCGACGGGGCCGGAGGTCACCGCCGAGTTCCTCGGCCACGACATCCTCCTCGCGTCCTCCGACACGGCGCCGCTGGGCAGCCCGCTCGACGGCGTCACGGCCACCGCGGACACGCGCTGCGTGGCCGGACGCACCGTGGTCACCGTGCGGGTGTCCAACGGCAGCGAGGTCGCGGTGGACCTCACCGCCACGTCCTCGTGGGGCAGCCGGTCCGCCACCGGTGTGGCGGAGGGGCGCAACTTCACCCACGCCTTCACCACCCGGGCCACGAGCGTCCCGGCCGGGACGGTGACGGTGGACGTCTCCGCCGTCGTCGACGGTGAGCAGACGACCACGCAGGTCGAGGCGCCGTACGCCGCCGGGTCCTGCGGCTAG